In the genome of Opitutia bacterium KCR 482, one region contains:
- the hisG gene encoding ATP phosphoribosyltransferase has translation MLGLPKGSLEESTIALFGKAGWKITKSSRSYKPSIDDPELDGRFVRAQEISRYVEQGFFDCGLTGYDWILENNSDVVEVCDLIYSKATALKSRWVLCVKEDSPIKTVKDLEGKRIATELMNVTKKYLADNGVNAEVEFSWGATEVKVPDLVDAIADITETGSSLRANNLRIVDTMLYTNTKLIANKAAWENPEKREKIESIAMLLQSALDAATKVGLKMNLPKANLSKIIAALPALRKPTVSQLSDPAWVAVETIVEEKTVREIVPTLKANGAEGIVEYPLNKVIP, from the coding sequence ATGTTAGGTTTGCCCAAGGGCAGTCTTGAAGAATCAACAATCGCGCTTTTCGGTAAAGCGGGTTGGAAAATCACAAAGAGCTCGCGTTCCTACAAGCCGTCGATTGACGACCCCGAACTCGACGGACGCTTCGTCCGCGCACAGGAAATCAGCCGCTATGTGGAACAGGGCTTCTTCGACTGCGGGCTTACGGGCTACGACTGGATTCTCGAAAACAACAGCGATGTCGTCGAAGTTTGCGACCTCATTTACAGCAAGGCGACGGCGTTGAAATCGCGCTGGGTTCTCTGCGTAAAGGAAGACTCGCCCATAAAGACAGTGAAAGACTTGGAGGGCAAGAGAATCGCGACGGAACTGATGAACGTCACCAAGAAGTACCTTGCCGACAACGGCGTAAACGCGGAAGTCGAATTCTCGTGGGGTGCGACGGAAGTCAAAGTGCCCGACTTGGTTGACGCAATCGCCGACATCACCGAAACCGGCTCGTCGCTCCGCGCAAACAACCTGCGCATTGTAGACACCATGCTTTACACAAATACCAAGCTCATCGCCAACAAGGCGGCTTGGGAAAACCCCGAAAAACGCGAAAAGATTGAGTCTATCGCAATGCTGTTGCAGTCGGCTCTCGACGCGGCGACAAAGGTCGGTCTTAAAATGAACCTGCCCAAGGCGAACCTCAGCAAGATTATCGCCGCTCTCCCCGCGCTCCGCAAACCGACGGTCTCGCAACTGTCCGACCCCGCATGGGTCGCCGTCGAAACGATTGTCGAGGAAAAAACCGTGCGCGAAATTGTCCCCACGCTCAAAGCGAACGGCGCGGAGGGCATTGTTGAGTATCCCCTCAACAAGGTGATACCATAA
- a CDS encoding DUF3568 family protein produces the protein MKKTLSFAFAAVALFVCACTTNVVVDSAAHPMGTYDNMTGSFHGKLSGNINTAFKATNIALERDMKLFRVGQIPKDNEWYVYARAELDIQIVVFLKQLPNDEVDVKIEYGDGNLMKSQQIFNAIAKNMRALERR, from the coding sequence ATGAAAAAAACATTGTCATTTGCATTTGCGGCGGTCGCGCTCTTCGTGTGCGCCTGCACCACAAACGTTGTTGTAGACTCCGCCGCCCACCCCATGGGCACCTACGATAATATGACCGGCTCTTTCCACGGAAAGCTTTCGGGCAATATCAACACGGCGTTCAAGGCAACGAATATCGCGCTCGAACGCGACATGAAGCTTTTCCGCGTAGGGCAAATCCCCAAAGACAACGAATGGTACGTCTACGCCCGCGCGGAGCTTGACATTCAGATTGTCGTTTTCCTCAAACAGCTTCCGAACGACGAAGTTGACGTCAAAATCGAATACGGCGACGGCAACCTGATGAAGAGCCAGCAAATATTCAACGCAATCGCAAAGAATATGCGCGCGCTCGAACGCCGCTAA